One Candidatus Methylomirabilota bacterium DNA segment encodes these proteins:
- a CDS encoding integrase core domain-containing protein, translated as MVTPFRVLRAGPTGVILAWIDRYNTERHHSALGYLASRAWRECFYQLPQAA; from the coding sequence GTGGTTACACCATTTCGCGTCCTTCGAGCAGGCCCAACGGGGGTCATCCTGGCCTGGATCGACCGCTACAACACGGAACGGCATCACTCGGCTCTGGGGTATCTTGCCTCTCGTGCCTGGCGCGAATGCTTCTATCAGCTCCCCCAGGCTGCGTGA
- a CDS encoding DUF5615 family PIN-like protein — protein sequence MRLLFDQNLSPRLVSALADLFPESVHVRDIGLQRGVDTEVWAYAAQHGLAIVSKDSDFHQMSFLLGHPPKVIWIRRGNCSTRTIETLLRMFEREIIAFLGDSEAAFLSLG from the coding sequence ATGAGGCTGCTTTTCGACCAGAACCTCTCGCCACGCCTCGTCAGTGCCCTTGCGGACCTTTTCCCTGAGTCGGTTCACGTTCGTGATATCGGCCTACAGCGCGGAGTTGACACAGAGGTCTGGGCTTACGCAGCTCAACATGGACTTGCCATAGTGTCCAAGGACTCCGACTTCCATCAGATGAGTTTCCTTCTTGGCCATCCTCCAAAGGTGATCTGGATTCGCCGCGGCAATTGTTCGACCCGGACCATCGAAACGCTGCTACGTATGTTTGAACGCGAGATCATTGCTTTTCTCGGCGACTCCGAAGCGGCTTTTCTGTCCTTGGGTTGA
- a CDS encoding HNH endonuclease, whose protein sequence is MDTDKVLVLNNSFEPLHVCTARRAIILLYTGKAERIEDSPHFIHSPSIVFVIPAVIRLHRYVRRPVIPTVSFNKKNILKRDAYTCQYCGRNGGERMTIDHVIPRSLGGRTVWENVVSACRACNLKKGSKPLHEASMSLLRKPAKPVSVVYLGIMFYSPHGAGSWSKYLPRGAGGDLSGSLS, encoded by the coding sequence ATGGACACTGACAAAGTATTGGTATTGAACAACTCTTTTGAGCCCCTCCACGTCTGTACCGCGCGAAGAGCTATTATTCTGCTGTATACCGGAAAGGCCGAACGGATCGAGGACAGTCCACACTTCATTCACTCTCCATCGATTGTTTTTGTTATCCCTGCTGTGATCCGCCTCCATCGCTACGTGAGGCGTCCCGTCATTCCCACGGTCTCCTTTAATAAGAAGAATATCCTGAAGCGGGACGCCTATACCTGTCAGTACTGCGGTCGAAACGGCGGCGAACGGATGACCATCGACCATGTGATCCCCAGATCGCTTGGCGGACGGACTGTCTGGGAGAATGTGGTGAGCGCCTGCCGCGCCTGCAATTTGAAGAAGGGCAGTAAGCCCCTTCACGAGGCCAGCATGAGCCTGCTCCGCAAGCCAGCCAAGCCGGTCTCTGTCGTGTACCTCGGCATCATGTTCTATTCCCCGCACGGGGCCGGGTCCTGGAGCAAGTACCTTCCCCGTGGAGCAGGGGGGGACCTGTCGGGCTCCCTTTCCTGA
- the folK gene encoding 2-amino-4-hydroxy-6-hydroxymethyldihydropteridine diphosphokinase produces the protein MSDLAFIGIGSNLGNRIERCQEAIRAVSEIAGVAAIRVSSLYETAPVPPASGGWFVNGVVSVQTKLTPGALLLELQRIERSMGRAAKRARGEDRSIDLDLLLMGSQVVETSNLILPHPQLHQRRFVLIPLCELDPDLRHPVFGVTMRQLLDCLDDPSLVRLLAPAVRPVGSGEDE, from the coding sequence ATGAGCGATCTTGCGTTTATCGGGATCGGATCCAATCTGGGCAACCGAATCGAGCGCTGTCAAGAGGCTATCAGGGCCGTGTCGGAGATTGCAGGAGTCGCAGCGATACGCGTATCGTCACTCTATGAGACTGCGCCGGTTCCTCCCGCCTCTGGTGGCTGGTTTGTCAACGGAGTGGTCTCCGTACAGACGAAGCTTACGCCGGGAGCATTGCTGCTCGAATTGCAACGGATCGAACGAAGCATGGGCCGCGCGGCGAAGCGGGCGCGGGGCGAAGATCGGAGCATCGATCTCGACCTGTTGCTCATGGGTTCACAGGTCGTGGAAACATCGAATCTCATCCTCCCCCACCCGCAGCTCCATCAGCGACGTTTCGTGCTGATTCCGCTCTGCGAACTTGATCCGGATCTTCGCCATCCTGTTTTTGGCGTCACGATGCGGCAGTTGCTCGATTGTCTCGACGATCCGTCGCTCGTCCGGCTATTGGCGCCGGCGGTCAGGCCTGTAGGATCAGGGGAGGATGAATAG
- the uvrB gene encoding excinuclease ABC subunit UvrB, protein MPNFKLVCDYQPKGDQPQAIRKLVEGCLQGRPHQVLLGVTGSGKTFTMANVIAAIERPTLIIAHNKTLAAQLFEEFKAFFPHNAVEYFVSYYDYYQPEAYLPVTDTFIEKDSMINDQIDKLRHSATRSLLERRDVVIVASVSCIYGLGSPEAYYGMMVFLERGGHCNREAMLRKLVEIQYQRNEYDLHRGTFRVRGDVVEIFPAYADTVVRVELFGDEVEGLWEIDPVTGERIQGLYRVPIYPATHYVTPHDRREVAFAAILEELNEQVASFEKAGKLLEVQRLKQRTFFDLEMMREIGTCKGIENYSRHLSGRAIGEPPPTLMDYLPRDALVIIDESHQTIPQVRGMYHGDRSRKGTLVEYGFRLPSALDNRPFTFEEFERAVRQVIYVSATPGPYELTKVKGEVVEQIIRPTGLIDPEIQVRPIRGQIDDLIGEIRAITARGHRVLVTTLTKRMAENLTDYLAEVGIKVRYLHSDIDTLERNEIIRELRLGKFDVLVGINLLREGLDIPEVALVAILDADKEGFLRSSGSLIQTIGRAARNVEGRVVLYADTITDSMRRAMEETERRRERQMAYNREYGITPESIKKSISDVLSSVCEKDYYTVPATSDAEGAGRFTQEELPAYIEQLEKEMRAAAKRLEFERAAELRDRIRETEKRRLGIVEE, encoded by the coding sequence ATGCCCAATTTCAAGCTCGTCTGCGACTATCAGCCAAAGGGCGATCAACCCCAGGCGATCAGAAAACTGGTTGAGGGGTGCCTGCAGGGTCGGCCCCACCAGGTGCTCCTTGGCGTGACAGGTTCGGGCAAGACGTTTACCATGGCGAACGTGATCGCCGCGATCGAACGCCCGACGCTGATCATTGCCCACAACAAGACCTTGGCCGCCCAGCTCTTTGAAGAGTTCAAGGCGTTTTTCCCGCATAATGCCGTTGAATACTTCGTGAGCTACTACGACTACTATCAGCCCGAGGCGTACCTGCCTGTCACTGATACCTTCATCGAGAAGGATTCGATGATCAACGATCAGATCGACAAGCTTCGCCATTCGGCCACTCGGTCGCTGCTGGAGCGGCGTGACGTAGTCATCGTGGCTTCCGTCTCATGCATCTATGGTTTGGGTTCCCCGGAAGCCTATTATGGGATGATGGTTTTCCTGGAGCGGGGCGGCCATTGTAATCGGGAGGCGATGCTCCGGAAGCTGGTGGAGATCCAGTATCAGCGGAACGAGTACGATCTGCACCGCGGAACGTTCAGAGTCCGAGGGGACGTTGTGGAGATCTTCCCCGCCTACGCCGACACGGTGGTTCGAGTGGAACTGTTCGGCGACGAGGTGGAAGGGCTGTGGGAGATCGACCCGGTTACGGGCGAGCGGATCCAGGGACTCTATCGGGTTCCGATCTATCCGGCCACGCATTATGTCACCCCCCACGACCGTCGCGAGGTGGCCTTCGCTGCGATTCTCGAGGAGCTGAATGAGCAGGTCGCGTCCTTTGAGAAGGCCGGGAAGCTTCTCGAGGTGCAGCGGCTGAAGCAGCGCACCTTCTTCGACCTGGAGATGATGCGGGAGATCGGGACCTGCAAGGGGATCGAGAACTACTCGCGCCATCTATCGGGTCGGGCCATAGGCGAGCCGCCCCCCACGCTGATGGACTACCTGCCGAGGGATGCCCTGGTGATCATCGATGAATCTCATCAGACGATCCCGCAGGTCCGTGGCATGTATCATGGCGACCGCTCCCGCAAGGGGACGCTGGTGGAGTACGGGTTCCGTCTTCCGTCTGCCCTGGATAATCGACCGTTCACCTTCGAGGAGTTTGAGCGGGCTGTGCGTCAGGTCATTTACGTGTCGGCTACGCCAGGCCCCTACGAACTGACGAAGGTGAAGGGGGAGGTCGTGGAACAGATTATCCGCCCCACCGGATTGATCGACCCTGAGATCCAGGTCAGGCCGATCCGCGGGCAGATCGATGACCTGATCGGCGAGATCCGAGCGATCACCGCGAGAGGCCATCGGGTCCTGGTCACGACGCTGACCAAGCGGATGGCTGAGAACCTTACCGACTACCTCGCCGAGGTCGGGATCAAGGTCCGCTACCTGCACTCGGACATCGATACGCTCGAGCGAAATGAGATCATCCGCGAACTGAGGCTTGGGAAGTTTGATGTGCTGGTCGGGATTAACCTGTTGCGGGAAGGACTGGACATCCCCGAGGTGGCGCTGGTCGCCATCCTGGATGCCGACAAGGAGGGGTTCCTTCGCTCCTCCGGGTCTCTTATCCAGACTATCGGCCGCGCCGCCAGGAACGTCGAGGGGCGGGTGGTGCTATACGCCGACACCATCACCGACTCGATGAGGCGCGCCATGGAGGAGACTGAGCGGAGACGCGAGCGTCAGATGGCTTATAACCGCGAGTACGGAATCACGCCGGAAAGCATCAAGAAGTCGATTTCTGATGTCCTCTCAAGCGTCTGCGAGAAGGATTACTACACCGTTCCAGCAACGTCAGACGCCGAGGGAGCTGGCCGTTTTACGCAAGAAGAGCTACCGGCCTACATCGAGCAGTTAGAGAAAGAGATGCGGGCAGCAGCGAAGCGGCTCGAATTCGAGCGCGCGGCGGAGCTTCGGGATCGAATCCGGGAGACGGAGAAGCGCCGCCTCGGTATCGTCGAGGAGTAG
- a CDS encoding DUF433 domain-containing protein, translating to MDYRNVITIEPGKCGGKPCIRGLRITVYDVLEYLASGMTEAEILTDFPDLTAEDIRACLAFAADRERRMVSVPPAA from the coding sequence ATGGACTACCGAAATGTCATCACGATTGAGCCAGGCAAGTGTGGCGGAAAGCCGTGCATCCGCGGACTGCGCATTACCGTATACGATGTCCTCGAGTATCTCGCTTCCGGAATGACTGAAGCGGAGATCCTCACCGATTTCCCCGACCTCACAGCCGAGGACATCCGTGCTTGCCTCGCCTTCGCGGCTGATCGTGAGCGTAGAATGGTGTCGGTTCCGCCGGCAGCATGA
- a CDS encoding 4-hydroxy-tetrahydrodipicolinate synthase: MFQGSMVALVTPFKGGRIDESVLRELVEFHITNGTDALVPCGTTGESPTLSHDEHRRVIELTVEAVNRRIAVVAGTGSNSTAEAIDLTRFARQAGADGALLVLPYYNKPTQAGLIAHCRAVADAAELPIILYNIPGRTGINMLPETLAALADHPYIVGMKEATGNLEQMTQDIVLCGDKLSFLSGDDTLTLPLLAVGGRGVISVVANIVPRDVADLTHAFLGGDWKRAREIHLKLFPLCQAMFYETNPIPVKTAMALLGMVSGELRLPLCPMSEPSLNRLKAAMRAYGLIS; this comes from the coding sequence ATGTTCCAGGGTTCGATGGTGGCGTTGGTGACCCCCTTCAAAGGCGGACGGATTGACGAGTCGGTCCTCCGTGAGTTGGTAGAGTTTCACATCACAAACGGCACCGATGCCCTGGTGCCGTGCGGGACGACAGGCGAGTCCCCCACGCTCAGCCATGATGAACACAGGCGGGTGATCGAGCTGACGGTCGAGGCGGTGAACAGGCGTATAGCGGTCGTTGCCGGGACCGGCTCGAACAGTACGGCTGAAGCGATCGATCTGACCCGCTTCGCCAGGCAGGCCGGGGCCGATGGTGCCCTCCTGGTCCTCCCCTATTACAACAAGCCGACACAGGCGGGTCTCATCGCGCACTGCCGCGCCGTTGCTGATGCGGCGGAACTGCCGATAATTCTCTACAACATTCCGGGGCGGACCGGAATCAACATGCTGCCGGAAACGCTGGCGGCGCTGGCAGATCATCCATATATCGTCGGCATGAAGGAGGCAACCGGCAACCTGGAGCAGATGACTCAGGACATCGTCCTGTGCGGGGATAAGCTCTCGTTCCTGTCGGGGGATGATACCCTGACGCTGCCACTCCTGGCGGTGGGAGGGCGAGGCGTGATTTCGGTAGTCGCCAACATCGTACCACGCGATGTGGCCGACTTGACTCATGCGTTCCTGGGCGGTGACTGGAAGCGCGCCAGGGAGATTCACCTTAAACTCTTCCCGCTCTGTCAGGCGATGTTCTATGAGACCAACCCGATCCCGGTCAAGACTGCTATGGCGCTTCTGGGAATGGTCAGTGGAGAGCTTCGCCTGCCGCTCTGCCCGATGAGCGAGCCCAGCCTGAACCGGCTCAAAGCTGCGATGCGGGCCTACGGTCTGATCTCGTGA
- a CDS encoding deoxynucleoside kinase, protein MAGRVPKPRYVVVEGPIGVGKTSLAELLAERLQARKLLEGPDENPFIAQFYTDMRRYAFQAQLYYLLNRFRQQQELTQVDLFKQSLVSDYLFVKDKIFAYLTLDDNELALYERLQPLLETRVVKPDLVLYLQASTDVLIRRIQSRARASERELERSYLEDVNAAYNHFFFHYSTTPLLVVNTNEIDFVKHKEDFEDLVKQIEMIRPGTQYYVPLGAR, encoded by the coding sequence GTGGCAGGCCGCGTCCCTAAACCTCGTTACGTTGTGGTCGAAGGCCCGATCGGTGTCGGCAAGACGAGCCTGGCCGAATTGCTGGCGGAGCGGCTGCAGGCCAGAAAGTTATTGGAGGGTCCCGATGAGAACCCGTTTATCGCTCAATTCTACACCGACATGCGTCGGTACGCCTTTCAGGCCCAGCTCTATTACCTGTTGAACAGGTTCCGCCAACAGCAGGAGCTGACCCAAGTCGATCTCTTCAAACAGTCGCTGGTGAGCGACTATCTGTTTGTCAAGGATAAGATCTTCGCGTATCTGACGCTGGACGACAACGAGTTGGCCCTCTACGAGCGGTTGCAGCCGCTTCTGGAGACGCGCGTCGTTAAACCCGACCTCGTCCTGTATCTGCAAGCCAGCACCGATGTCCTGATCAGACGGATTCAGTCGCGGGCGAGGGCTTCCGAGCGGGAACTGGAGCGGTCTTATTTGGAGGACGTGAACGCAGCCTACAACCATTTTTTCTTTCACTACTCGACAACGCCGCTGCTGGTCGTTAATACCAATGAGATCGACTTCGTTAAGCACAAGGAGGATTTTGAAGACCTAGTCAAACAGATTGAGATGATACGGCCGGGCACCCAATACTATGTGCCGCTTGGAGCCCGTTAG
- a CDS encoding fumarylacetoacetate hydrolase family protein: MRIVRFVVDRQPRYGIVEDSVVREIQGDIFNKFVVTSRTHSLKRIRFLTPTEPSKIIGVGLNYRDHAEEMKLQTPDEPIIFLKPSSASFPHRGRIIYPKSCSRLDYEAELGIVVKRTARAVPVEKAHRYILGYVCFNDVTARDLQRQDGQWTRAKSFDTFAPFGPWIETDLDLSDAPIRAFLNGVIRQESNINNLIFEVPYLLHFVSTVMTLYPGDVITTGTPSGIGPMRPGDTIEIEVEGIGRLSNTVVAES, translated from the coding sequence ATGCGGATTGTGCGATTTGTTGTCGACAGGCAACCGAGGTACGGTATCGTAGAAGATAGTGTCGTTCGGGAGATCCAGGGCGACATCTTCAACAAGTTTGTCGTGACGAGCCGGACGCATTCGCTGAAGCGGATCAGGTTCCTTACGCCGACTGAACCCTCCAAGATCATAGGAGTCGGCCTGAACTATCGCGATCACGCCGAGGAGATGAAGCTGCAGACTCCGGACGAGCCAATTATCTTCTTAAAGCCGTCAAGTGCCTCGTTTCCCCATCGTGGCCGGATTATCTATCCGAAGTCGTGCAGTCGGCTCGATTATGAGGCGGAGTTGGGAATCGTCGTCAAGAGGACCGCGAGGGCCGTACCGGTCGAGAAGGCGCATCGCTACATCCTGGGGTATGTCTGCTTTAACGATGTGACAGCGAGAGACTTGCAACGTCAAGACGGCCAGTGGACTCGAGCAAAATCGTTCGACACCTTCGCGCCGTTCGGCCCTTGGATCGAGACAGACCTGGACCTCTCCGACGCCCCTATCCGGGCGTTCCTGAACGGTGTGATCCGACAGGAGTCCAACATCAATAACCTGATCTTTGAGGTGCCATACCTGCTGCATTTTGTCTCCACAGTCATGACCCTCTATCCGGGTGATGTCATTACGACCGGTACCCCTTCGGGGATCGGTCCGATGCGGCCCGGCGATACGATCGAAATCGAGGTGGAAGGGATCGGCCGGCTGAGTAACACGGTTGTCGCTGAAAGCTGA
- the lysA gene encoding diaminopimelate decarboxylase, giving the protein MHHFQYRGDHLMCEEVPIERIAEEVGTPFYLYSHATLAHHFRTFDQAFADIPHLVCFAMKANSNGATLKLFADLGGGADVVSGGELYRAMRAGIPPSRIVFAGVGKTREEMDFALKSDILMFNVESPQELRLLNDVAEAMGTKARVALRINPDVDPKTHPYISTGLKKSKFGIDISLAMEEYRVARELRHIEVVGVHQHIGSQITEIAPFVDSLAKIAGLIAELRDHGFAIKYLDVGGGLGITYKDENPPVPRVFAEAMIAVVKDLDCTIVLEPGRVIVGNAGVLVTRVLYDKRTPAKHFIIVDAGMNDLVRPSLYGSFHSILPARREKERETVVADVVGPVCESGDFLAKDRSMPAPEPGELLVVMSAGAYGHTMSSNYNSRPRLPEILVKGDRIFTIRERESYEDLVRSERLPPDL; this is encoded by the coding sequence ATGCATCATTTCCAGTATCGCGGTGATCATCTCATGTGCGAAGAGGTGCCGATTGAGCGGATCGCTGAGGAGGTCGGCACCCCGTTCTATCTGTATAGTCACGCGACGCTCGCGCATCACTTCCGAACGTTTGATCAGGCGTTCGCCGACATCCCCCACTTGGTTTGTTTTGCGATGAAGGCGAACTCCAACGGCGCGACGTTGAAGCTCTTCGCCGACCTCGGAGGCGGCGCCGATGTTGTGTCGGGCGGAGAGCTGTATCGCGCCATGAGGGCCGGTATTCCGCCCAGCCGGATCGTCTTTGCGGGAGTGGGCAAGACCCGCGAGGAGATGGACTTCGCCCTGAAGTCCGATATCCTGATGTTTAACGTGGAGTCGCCCCAGGAGCTCCGCCTGCTGAATGACGTGGCCGAGGCCATGGGGACGAAGGCGAGGGTGGCGCTGCGGATCAACCCGGACGTCGATCCAAAGACGCATCCGTATATTTCGACCGGGCTGAAGAAGAGTAAGTTCGGTATCGATATCTCCCTGGCGATGGAGGAGTACCGAGTCGCCAGGGAACTGCGACACATCGAGGTCGTCGGAGTTCATCAGCATATCGGGTCCCAGATCACCGAGATCGCGCCCTTTGTAGACAGTCTGGCCAAGATTGCCGGGCTGATCGCGGAACTCCGAGATCATGGCTTTGCGATCAAGTACCTGGATGTCGGTGGCGGGCTCGGGATTACCTACAAGGATGAAAATCCGCCGGTGCCACGGGTCTTCGCGGAAGCCATGATTGCGGTCGTCAAGGATCTGGACTGCACCATCGTGCTGGAGCCGGGACGGGTGATCGTGGGGAATGCGGGGGTTCTAGTGACGAGGGTCCTCTACGACAAGCGTACGCCTGCCAAACATTTTATCATAGTCGATGCCGGGATGAACGACCTGGTTCGCCCGAGTCTGTACGGCTCATTCCACTCCATCCTCCCCGCACGGCGTGAGAAAGAGCGGGAGACGGTAGTGGCCGATGTGGTGGGTCCCGTCTGCGAGTCGGGAGATTTCCTGGCCAAGGACCGATCGATGCCGGCCCCAGAGCCAGGGGAGCTATTGGTCGTAATGAGCGCCGGCGCCTATGGCCACACGATGTCATCCAACTATAACAGCCGGCCCCGACTTCCGGAGATCCTGGTGAAGGGCGATCGCATCTTCACGATTCGCGAGCGGGAAAGCTATGAGGATCTGGTCCGAAGCGAGCGGCTTCCTCCGGATCTTTGA
- a CDS encoding LL-diaminopimelate aminotransferase, with protein MGEPFSVAQRLSKLPPYLFAEIDRLKQDAIRRGMDVINLGVGDPDLPTPSHIIARMQAASADPRNHQYPSYEGMLSFRQAVADWYSKRFGVTLDPQTEVLSLIGSKEGIGHIPLAFIDPGDVVLVPDPGYPVYQAGTVFADGIPYFMPLTRERSFLPDLDAIPSEVLKKARIMFLNYPNNPTAAVASGAFFTEAVAFARRHRLILCHDAAYSEMAYDGYLPESLLAVEGAKDVAIEYHSLSKTYNMTGWRIGFAVGCREVLSGLGRIKTNLDSGVFQAVQEAAIAALNGPQECVEAMRAVYKKRRDALVDGLSALGFAVDKPQATFYVWIGVPKGHTSASLASALLSEVGIVMTPGTGFGRTGEGYIRAALTVDVSRIKEAVERIAASNLKP; from the coding sequence ATGGGAGAACCCTTTAGCGTAGCACAGCGGCTGTCGAAGTTGCCGCCGTATCTCTTTGCTGAGATCGACCGCTTGAAGCAGGACGCGATCCGTCGCGGAATGGATGTCATTAACCTGGGAGTCGGCGACCCTGACCTGCCGACCCCGTCGCACATCATCGCAAGGATGCAGGCGGCTTCGGCCGACCCGCGGAATCACCAGTACCCTTCATACGAAGGGATGCTGAGCTTTCGACAGGCGGTGGCCGATTGGTACAGCAAACGGTTCGGTGTGACGCTTGATCCGCAGACCGAGGTCCTGAGCCTCATCGGTTCGAAAGAGGGGATCGGCCATATCCCGCTGGCGTTTATCGATCCGGGCGACGTCGTCCTGGTTCCCGATCCCGGCTATCCGGTCTATCAGGCAGGAACCGTCTTTGCCGACGGGATCCCGTACTTTATGCCGCTCACGCGGGAACGGTCCTTCCTGCCGGATCTTGACGCGATCCCTTCGGAGGTTCTGAAGAAGGCTCGGATCATGTTCCTGAACTACCCCAATAACCCAACGGCCGCCGTGGCATCCGGAGCTTTTTTTACTGAGGCGGTCGCCTTTGCGCGCAGGCACCGGCTGATTCTCTGCCACGACGCAGCCTATTCCGAGATGGCGTACGACGGGTACCTTCCGGAGAGCCTCTTGGCGGTGGAGGGGGCGAAGGACGTTGCCATCGAGTACCATTCCCTTTCCAAGACCTACAACATGACCGGATGGCGGATTGGATTTGCAGTCGGGTGTCGTGAGGTGCTGTCCGGTCTTGGCCGGATTAAGACGAACCTGGACTCCGGGGTCTTCCAGGCTGTGCAGGAGGCTGCCATTGCGGCGCTGAACGGCCCGCAGGAGTGTGTTGAGGCGATGAGGGCCGTCTACAAAAAGAGGCGCGATGCGCTTGTGGATGGTCTGTCGGCGCTCGGGTTCGCGGTAGACAAACCCCAAGCGACCTTCTATGTCTGGATTGGTGTCCCGAAGGGGCATACATCCGCCTCGTTAGCCTCCGCGCTGCTTTCCGAGGTCGGTATCGTCATGACCCCGGGAACAGGGTTCGGCCGGACCGGTGAAGGATATATTCGAGCGGCCCTGACAGTGGATGTCTCCAGGATCAAGGAGGCGGTAGAGCGGATTGCCGCCTCGAATCTCAAGCCCTAA
- a CDS encoding diaminopimelate epimerase, protein MDKLIFMKMSGSGNDFIVVDNRDGRLDIELTTLAERVCRRRISVGADGLILVEPSSVADFRMRILNADGSEAEMCGNGGRCVARFAEMLGIAGPHMAFETLAGIIRAEVNGSRVKLQTSRPRDIRLHQSIEVDGDLHEIHSINTGVPHAVLFYTDLEAVPIRTLGRAIRFHPAFQPAGTNVNFATILDGHTLAIRTYERGVEDETLACGTGTVGSALVAATLGLVSTPVRVQVRSGEILTVSFTGKGPEYEEVFFEGEVRLVYQGELMADALKA, encoded by the coding sequence ATGGATAAGCTGATCTTTATGAAGATGAGCGGGAGCGGGAACGATTTCATCGTGGTCGACAACCGCGATGGCCGGCTCGATATTGAGCTCACGACGCTGGCTGAGCGGGTCTGCCGGCGACGGATATCGGTGGGAGCCGATGGCCTGATCCTGGTCGAACCTTCCTCAGTAGCAGATTTCCGGATGCGAATCTTGAACGCCGACGGTAGCGAGGCGGAGATGTGCGGCAATGGCGGCCGCTGCGTGGCGAGGTTTGCTGAGATGCTGGGGATCGCCGGACCCCACATGGCCTTTGAAACGCTGGCCGGGATTATTCGAGCTGAAGTAAACGGTTCGAGGGTCAAGCTTCAGACAAGTCGGCCACGGGACATTCGCCTTCATCAATCAATTGAGGTGGATGGCGACCTGCATGAGATCCACAGCATTAATACGGGGGTGCCGCATGCCGTCCTCTTTTATACCGACCTGGAGGCGGTCCCGATCCGAACGCTGGGGCGCGCCATCAGGTTTCATCCGGCCTTTCAACCCGCTGGGACCAATGTCAATTTTGCAACGATCCTTGACGGGCATACGCTGGCCATCCGGACCTATGAACGCGGCGTCGAGGACGAGACGCTGGCCTGCGGTACGGGGACCGTCGGCTCGGCGCTGGTGGCGGCGACATTAGGGCTGGTCTCAACCCCGGTGCGGGTACAGGTCAGGAGCGGCGAGATACTGACGGTGTCTTTTACCGGGAAGGGGCCGGAATATGAGGAGGTCTTTTTCGAGGGGGAGGTCCGGCTGGTCTACCAGGGTGAACTGATGGCGGATGCGCTGAAAGCATAG
- a CDS encoding cold shock domain-containing protein — translation MKGKVKWFNVTKRFGFVVRDDGGQDAFVHASDVEGGVTLREGDTVEFDLGQDDRGRAKAVRVRVVQG, via the coding sequence ATGAAAGGTAAAGTGAAGTGGTTCAACGTAACGAAACGGTTCGGGTTCGTCGTGCGGGACGATGGGGGACAGGATGCGTTCGTCCACGCGAGTGACGTGGAGGGGGGCGTTACCCTGAGGGAAGGCGACACGGTCGAGTTTGACCTGGGCCAGGATGATCGTGGCCGTGCGAAGGCGGTCCGGGTCCGGGTCGTGCAGGGGTAA
- a CDS encoding 4-hydroxy-tetrahydrodipicolinate reductase, whose product MIRTVVCGVAGRMGGRIIAMIHEADDFTLAGAIEQPSSPSIGRDAGEVAGIGTLGVPVIGDLGAVVGEGQVMIDFTTPQATMTHLAIAALAKVPVVVGTTGFSTADLTRIKELGSAVPCVLSPNMSIGVNLLFKVLTEVASTLGEGYDVEIVETHHRLKKDAPSGTALKMAQVIAGALGRDLGKVGVYGRKGMVGARSKEEIAIHALRAGDVVGEHTVIFDGMGERIEVTHRAHSRDNFARGALRAARWIIGRPPGLYDMQDVLGLRART is encoded by the coding sequence ATGATACGCACCGTTGTCTGTGGCGTAGCCGGGCGGATGGGCGGGCGAATTATCGCCATGATTCATGAGGCAGACGACTTCACCCTGGCCGGGGCAATCGAACAACCAAGCAGTCCGAGCATCGGGCGTGATGCCGGTGAGGTGGCGGGTATCGGCACGCTGGGCGTTCCGGTTATCGGCGATCTGGGTGCGGTGGTGGGTGAAGGACAGGTGATGATCGACTTCACCACTCCGCAGGCCACTATGACCCATCTGGCCATTGCCGCCCTGGCGAAGGTACCTGTCGTAGTTGGGACCACGGGGTTCAGCACCGCCGATCTGACCAGGATCAAGGAACTCGGCTCGGCTGTTCCGTGCGTGCTCTCGCCCAACATGAGTATCGGGGTCAATCTCTTGTTTAAGGTTCTCACTGAGGTGGCCTCTACCCTCGGAGAGGGGTACGATGTTGAGATCGTTGAGACCCACCACCGGCTCAAAAAGGACGCCCCCAGCGGGACCGCATTGAAAATGGCACAAGTGATCGCCGGGGCGCTGGGCCGTGACTTAGGCAAGGTGGGCGTCTATGGTCGAAAAGGTATGGTCGGAGCGCGCAGTAAAGAAGAGATTGCTATTCATGCGCTGCGAGCCGGGGACGTGGTTGGGGAACATACCGTGATCTTTGACGGCATGGGGGAGCGGATCGAGGTCACGCACCGGGCCCACAGTCGGGACAATTTTGCTCGCGGCGCCTTGCGCGCAGCCCGTTGGATCATCGGCCGGCCGCCCGGACTGTACGATATGCAGGATGTGCTGGGATTAAGAGCGCGAACATGA